In Candidatus Paceibacterota bacterium, the DNA window TACAACAATTAACTTTGGTAATTGACTTGACATAATTTAATTAATCTTTTATTTTTATATTGAAAAATTCGGAATCTTGGAAGGGAGGAGGAATTAATATGCTGGTGCTTGTTAAGGCGTATGGATTTGAGGGTGATGATCGTATCTACGATCGTATCCGGAGCGCTTTGTGTCAACTTGATCCCGAAAGATATCCCCGGGAGAAGATGGGCGTTGTGGTAGATCTCCAAGCAAAGTGTTATGGCATTCCAAATTGCACAAAAAAACACTTGTTGGAAGTCTATTACGTTTGTCCGGCAGCGCTCAAGAAAGATCTAATGGAGGTGCTTGAGCCGTTGGGATACGATATTATGCTAATTGCTTTTTAATGTCGCAACAAGTATTGCTCGTTACGACCGGACTAAGTCCGGTCGTGTTTATTTTTTATAAAAAAACTTCGCAAGATTTTTTCTCTTCTTTCTTTTTCTTTTTTAACAACATTATCTTTTAATTTTTCAGCTGCAGTTCCTGGACGAGGAGAATATTTGTTTATATATGCCTTAGAAAATTTTACTTCTTTTACCAAATCAACAGTATCTTTAAAATCTTTTTTTGCCTCGCCTGGAAATCCCACAATGATATCTGTTGAAAGTTCAACATCGGGGATTGTATTTTTTATTTTATCAATTAATTTTAAATAATGCTCTCTTGTATAGTTTCGGTTCATTTTCTTTAATATTTTATTGCTTCCTGCTTGAACTGGAAGGTGAATATATTTTTTAATTTTTTCTGATTTTGCGATTATTTTAATCAATTCATCAGAAAAATCTTTTGGGTGGGAAGTTAGAAAAGTAATTTCAAAATTACCGGGAAGTTTTTCTAATTTTTTAAGAAGTCTTGGAAAAGTGATTTTTTGTTGTTTATTGTCTGTTGTTTGTTTATAGTTATAACTATTAACATTCTGCCCAAGCAAACAAATTGTTTTTTTACCCTTTTTGAGTAATTTTTTAATTTCTGAAATTATATCTTTATCAGGGCGTGAAACTTCTCTTCCGCGGGTATAAGGAACAACGCAATAAGAACAAAAATTATTACACCCTGTCATTATTGGTATATATGCAGAATTTGATTTTTTGTATTTAGGGATAATTTTTAAGTAGTGGGTCGTTTGTCGTTTGTTTTCTGTTATATGTTGTAGTAGCTTTGGTAATTTCTGAAGTTCATCAATCCTAAAAATAGGGTCAGTCATTTTTTTAAATTTTTTTTTGTCCCTGTTTAAAATACAACCAGTTAAAGCAATTTTTACTTTTTTGTTTTTAGCCCTTATTATTGAAATTTTTTTAAAAACTTTATCAACTGATTTTTTCCTGACAGAACACATATTTATAATTATAAAATCAGCTTCATCTTCAGTTTTTGCTGGAGATAGTTCGGCATTTTCCAAAACCGCAGCAATTCTTTCACTGTCTGATTCATTCATTTGACATCCGTAAGTCATGATATAATATTTCAT includes these proteins:
- the miaB gene encoding tRNA (N6-isopentenyl adenosine(37)-C2)-methylthiotransferase MiaB produces the protein MKYYIMTYGCQMNESDSERIAAVLENAELSPAKTEDEADFIIINMCSVRKKSVDKVFKKISIIRAKNKKVKIALTGCILNRDKKKFKKMTDPIFRIDELQKLPKLLQHITENKRQTTHYLKIIPKYKKSNSAYIPIMTGCNNFCSYCVVPYTRGREVSRPDKDIISEIKKLLKKGKKTICLLGQNVNSYNYKQTTDNKQQKITFPRLLKKLEKLPGNFEITFLTSHPKDFSDELIKIIAKSEKIKKYIHLPVQAGSNKILKKMNRNYTREHYLKLIDKIKNTIPDVELSTDIIVGFPGEAKKDFKDTVDLVKEVKFSKAYINKYSPRPGTAAEKLKDNVVKKEKERREKILRSFFIKNKHDRT